The sequence GGCCAGGTCGAGGCCGAGACCGGCCAGGGTCTCGGCGAACCCGGCAAGGGCGGCCTCGCCCAACTCCGCGCGCAGCAGCGTGTCGTGGTCCAGGTCGGCGGAGCTGGTGAAGGTGGCGTGGTCCCGGTGGGCGGCCAGCCAGATCAGCCGGACCGGGCGGGCGGCCTCCGGGGCGTAGCGGTGGTACTCGTCGACGCCGAAGCCGAGCCGGCCGTTGTTGGCCACGAAACAGGGGTGTCCCTCGGTCATCGACGTCTCGACGGTCTGGAAGTCGGCCTCGACCAGTTTCGCCGCGCTCGGCAGCGCCCGGTCCAGCTTGTACGCGATGCCGGCCAGGGTGGAGCTGATCTCCTCCAGGTAGACCGGCAGGATCCGGTCGCTGAGGCCGAGCGCGCCGCGCAGGTCGAGGCAGAGGTCGACCGCGTCCGGCGGGAGCGTCTCGTCGCCCCGGATCCGGGTGATGCTGTCCGGGTCGATGTCCCAGTGCTCCAGGGTCAGCACCCGGGCGCTGAACCGGTACCGCACCGCGCCGGAGTCGGCGGTCACCGCGTACCACCGCCGGCCGCCGGCGGCCGGGCCGTCCGGCTCGGGGTGAGCAGCCGCTCGTGGGTGAACTCCGCGAGAGCCTTGCGCACCAGCAGCCGGTTGGCCCGCTCCCAGGTCTCCGGTCGCAGGTGGGCGACCAGGTCAGGCGTGGTCAAGGTGATGCTCCTTCGCTTCGGTGGCACCCGAGACCGCGGCCCGGAACCGCTGCCGGGTGCAGATGCTCAGCAGGGCCGTCTTCTCCGGCTTGGCGATCGGGCCGACCACCTCGAAACCGACCGCCGCGTTGAGCGCGTGCACGGCGGTGTTGCGTACGTCCGGCTCGACCACGACCCGGCGGGTGGCGGGGTCGGCGAAGAGCCAGGCCATCACGGTGGTGATGACGGCCCGGGTGAAGCCGTGCACCGGGGTCTCGGCGGGCGCGCAGAGGAAGTGCATGCCCACGTCGCCGGGCTGCGCGTCGTGCAGCCCGACCAGCTCGACCCGGGCCGGGTCGTACCGTTCGGCGAGGAACGCCGGCTCACCCCGCCACAGCCCGAGGTACGCGTCGTGGTGCGGGTGGGCGGCGATGGCCTGGTACTCGGCGGTGACCCGTTCCAGGTCGGCGTCCTGCATCAGCCAGAACGCCGCCCCGGGGTGGGTCACCCAGCGGTGCAGCAGCGGGGCGTCGGCCGCCACATCCAGCGTACGCAGGGCGAACTCGCCGAGCCGCCGGTCGTGTCGGGTGTGGACGAGCGCGGTCACATCGTCACCCCGAACTCCTGGAAGGTGATCGACTTCTCGATCGGGTACGGCTCCCGGCCGAGCAACTCGCGGATGATCCAGCTGTTGCGGTACGGGCCCATGCCGAGGTCCGGCGAGGTGATGCTGTGCGTGTGGGTGCCGCCGTTCTGCAGGAACACGCCGCGACCGGTCACGTCGACGCTGTAGTTGCGGGCCACGTCGAGCCGGCCCTGGCCGTCGAAACGCAGCCGGTCCCGGATCGGCTCCAGGAACGCCGGCACCTGGTAGCGGTAGCCGGTCGCCAGCACCAGCCCCTCGGTCTCCAGGGTGAGGTCCCGTTCCTGCTCGACGTGGCGCAGCCCGAGCGTGTGCACGCCGGTGGCCTCGTCGTACCCGGCGCTGGTCAGTTCGGTGTTGGTCAGCAGGCGGGTGTTCACCGGGCCGCCGACGCTGCGCGCGTACAGCAGGTCGAAGATGTCGTTGACCAGGTCCGCGGAGATTCCCTTGAACAGCCCCTTCTGCTCGGCCTCCAGGCGGTAGCGGGTGGGCTCGGGCAGGGCGTGGAAGTAGTCCACGTAGTCCGGTGAGGTCATCTCCAGGGTCAGCTTGGTGTACTCCAGTGGGAAGAAGCGCGGCGAGCGGGTCACCCAGTTGAGCTGGTAGCCATGGGCGTCGATGTCGGCGAGCAGGTCGTGGTAGATCTCGGCGGCGCTCTGCCCGCTGCCGACGATGGTGATGCTCCGCTTGGCCTTCAGCGCGTCCCGGTGCTCCAGGTAACGCGAGTTGTGCACCGCGTCGGAGGGCAGGCCGGCGCAGGCGTCGGGAAGGTACGGCGGGGTGCCGGTGCCGAGCACCAGGTGCCGGGCCCGATGGGTCACGGTGGCGCCGTCGACGGTGGCGGTCACCACGTACCGCTCGTCCGCCGGGTCGTACTCGACGGCGGTGACCTGGTGGCCGAAGCGCAGCTTGGGCAGCTTCGCGGCGGCCCAGCGGCAGTAGGCGTCGTACTCCACCCGCAGCGGGTAGAAGCTCTCCCGGATGTAGAAGGGGTAGAGCCGGCCGATCTCCTTGAGGTAGTTGAGGAAGGAGAACGGCGAGGTGGGGTCGGCCAGGGTGACCAGGTCGGCCAGGAAGGGGGTCTGTAGCCGGGAGGACTCCAGCAGCATGCCGGGATGCCAGGAGACGTCGGAGCGGGCCTCCAGGAACAGCCCGTCCAGGTCGGCGACCGGCGCGGTCAGGCAGGCCAGGCCGAGGTTGTACGGGCCGAGGCCGATGCCGATGAAGTCGTAGCTTTCCATCCGGCCCTCCAGGCTCGGGTTCTCCGCTGGCATGCTCAGCCGACCGGGCAGGTCAGGTCGGCGG is a genomic window of Micromonospora tarapacensis containing:
- a CDS encoding lysine N(6)-hydroxylase/L-ornithine N(5)-oxygenase family protein, coding for MESYDFIGIGLGPYNLGLACLTAPVADLDGLFLEARSDVSWHPGMLLESSRLQTPFLADLVTLADPTSPFSFLNYLKEIGRLYPFYIRESFYPLRVEYDAYCRWAAAKLPKLRFGHQVTAVEYDPADERYVVTATVDGATVTHRARHLVLGTGTPPYLPDACAGLPSDAVHNSRYLEHRDALKAKRSITIVGSGQSAAEIYHDLLADIDAHGYQLNWVTRSPRFFPLEYTKLTLEMTSPDYVDYFHALPEPTRYRLEAEQKGLFKGISADLVNDIFDLLYARSVGGPVNTRLLTNTELTSAGYDEATGVHTLGLRHVEQERDLTLETEGLVLATGYRYQVPAFLEPIRDRLRFDGQGRLDVARNYSVDVTGRGVFLQNGGTHTHSITSPDLGMGPYRNSWIIRELLGREPYPIEKSITFQEFGVTM
- a CDS encoding GNAT family N-acetyltransferase, which produces MTALVHTRHDRRLGEFALRTLDVAADAPLLHRWVTHPGAAFWLMQDADLERVTAEYQAIAAHPHHDAYLGLWRGEPAFLAERYDPARVELVGLHDAQPGDVGMHFLCAPAETPVHGFTRAVITTVMAWLFADPATRRVVVEPDVRNTAVHALNAAVGFEVVGPIAKPEKTALLSICTRQRFRAAVSGATEAKEHHLDHA